In the genome of Quercus robur chromosome 3, dhQueRobu3.1, whole genome shotgun sequence, one region contains:
- the LOC126717259 gene encoding uncharacterized protein LOC126717259 — MEEASQTTDEMSDDTAYDVGSMAHDDTGPSHTFAHRDTFGSPSMRSDGTCPPTPPSTSLLPTTCTSPPLTAGLAPAVLDGRDEMRFMPTPGRPTPVAVPPEFVHTEFIQTQIPTPPSEPSHIEDRPRRPQRTRTHPPDCGTGHGKVRPVKEPVRRRKRE, encoded by the exons ATGGAGGAAGCAAGTCAGACAACAGATGAGATGTCAGACGACACCGCTTATGACGTAGGCTCCATGGCACACGATGATACGGGTCCATCCCATACGTTTGCCCATAGAGACACATTTGGGTCCCCATCCATGAGGAGCGATGGTACTTGCCCACCCACACCCCCTAGTACATCTCTGTTGCCCACCACCTGTACGTCTCCCCCACTGACTGCCGGCCTTGCCCCCGCAGTTTTAGATGGTAGAGATGAGATGAGGTTCATGCCCACTCCTGGGCGACCCACCCCTGTTGCTGTCCCCCCTGAGTTTGTGCATACCGAGTTTATCCAGACACAGATACCCACCCCCCCATCAGAGCCTTCGCACATCGAGGATCGGCCACGAAGGCCGCAACGCACACGGACACATCCTCCTGACTGTGGGACTGGACATG GCAAGGTGAGACCAGTCAAGGAACCGGTGAGGAGAAGAAAACGAGAATGA
- the LOC126719308 gene encoding uncharacterized protein LOC126719308 gives MVVVDKHCACFSKHCGNNQLLWDVSINGYLDDSSKELQDCFFKLVVSMGSAPSGILGEATVNMIGYMSSPAPVPVSLRLKKCNHGTILQVQALEEELKLMKDGKQNQRESSTMKVPSLSKTHAKVTPVHEDMKPSKKNEVVKNTSQQRDNKNKQSLKNAQVQELAKDHQKLCSNQYQREDGSGNEILDESPLAVGVDPASKIQLIP, from the exons ATGGTAGTGGTTGATAAGCATTGTGCATGCTTTAGTAAGCATTGTGGCAACAATCAGTTGTTATGGGATGTTTCTATTAATGGGTATTTG GATGACTCTTCAAAGGAGCTACAGGATTGTTTCTTCAAGCTTGTTGTCTCCATG GGTTCAGCCCCATCTGGCATCCTTGGAGAGGCTACAGTCAATATGATAGGCTATATGAGTTCACCTGCTCCTGTTCCAGTTTCACTAAGATTGAAAAAGTGCAATCATGGGACAATTTTACAA GTTCAAGCCCTTGAAGAAGAATTAAAGCTGATGAAGGACGGGAAGCAGAACCAGAGGGAGTCCAGCACTATGAAGGTTCCTAGTTTGTCTAAAACCCATGCTAAAGTTACTCCTGTCCATGAAGATATGAAGCCCTCAAAG AAGAATGAAGTGGTGAAAAACACTAGTCAGCAAcgtgataataaaaataagcaaTCCTTGAAGAATGCTCAAGTACAAGAACTTGCAAAAGATCATCAGAAGCTTTGTAGCAACCAATATCAAAGAGAG GATGGTAGTGGCAATGAGATTCTTGATGAAAGTCCTCTTGCTGTTGGAGTCGATCCTGCTTCAAAGATTCAGTTGATTCCTTGA